From the Flavobacterium gyeonganense genome, the window AGAAAGCCTGGGCGATATAAAGCTAATCGCTTCCGACTCATTTTACTAATTTATTAAAAAAGACATCGTGAACATCAATACTGATTTAAAAAAACAAAATACTTATGACGCCATTGTTGTAGGTTCAGGAATAAGTGGAGGCTGGGCTGCTAAAGAATTAACACAAAAAGGCTTAAAAGTCCTGATGTTAGAGCGCGGTAAAAACATAGAACACATTAAAGACTATGATTCTGCAATGAAAGCGCCGTGGGAAATAGCCTATTGCGGACAATTAACCGAAGAACAAAAGAGAACACATCCGGTACAAACCAGGGACTACCCATACCAACAAGCTAATGAAAGCTGGTGGGTGAATGATTTGGAATGTCCCTACACAGAAGACAAACGTTTTGATTGGTACAGAGGTTTTCATGTTGGTGGAAAGTCACTAATGTGGGGGCGTCAAAGTTATCGTTTAAGTGATATCAATTTCGAAGACAATAAAAAAGATGGCCACGGAAATGACTGGCCAATCCGATACAAAGATATTGCTCCATGGTACGATTACGTAGAAAAATTTGCCGGTATAAGTGGTCAAAATGAAGGTTGGCCTTTATTGCCTGATGGTCAGTTTTTACCTCCTATGGAAATGAACTGTGTTGAAAAATCCGTAAAAGAACGTATTGAAAAACATTATAACAAATCCCGAATTTTAACTATTGGCCGTACAGCAAACTTAACGGTACCCCATCTGGGCAGAGGCAGCTGCCAGTATAGAAATTTATGCAGCAGAGGTTGTCCTTTTGGAGCTTATTTCAGTACGCAGTCCTCTACCTTACCGGCAGCAATGGCAACAAAAAAACTAACTGTTCGCCCCTATTCGATTGTCAGTCATATTATTTATGACAAAGAGACCAAAAAAGCGAAAGGGGTAATGGTCATCGATAGTCAGACTAATGAAAGTATGGAATTTTATGCCAAAATTGTTTTCGTTAATGGATCAACTTTAGGTTCCACTTTTATTTTACTGAATTCTACTTCTGAAGCTCATCCGAATGGCTTGGGTAATGGCAGCGGACAGCTTGGACATAACTTAATGGACCACCATTTTAGATGTGGTGCAGAAGGAACTGTTGAAGGTTTTGAGGATAAATATACCTATGGAAGAAGAGCCAACGGTATTTACATTCCAAGATACCAAAATTTCAAGGATGACAAAAGAGATTATTTACGTGGTTTCGGATATCAGGGTGCAGCAAGCAGAGGCCATTGGCACAAAAGAAGTGGCCGAATTAGACTTTGGCGGTGATTTCAAAGAAATATTATCAAGACCAGCAGAATCATGGACAATGGGATTAGGCGGTTTCGGAGAAATGCTGCCTTATTACGAAAATAAAGTGTACATCGACCATTCTAAAAAAGACAAATGGGGACAGCCTGTATTAGCAATCGACTGTGAATACAAAGAGAATGAAGCCAAAATGCGCGAAGACATGATGTATGATGCTGCTGAAATGCTTGAAGCTGCCGGTGCAAAAAAAGTAAAAGCTTATGATAACGGTTGCTATCCGGGAATGACCATTCACGAAATGGGTACAGCCCGAATGGGGAACGACCCAAAAGAATCCGTGTTAAATAAATGGAACCAAATGCACGAAGTAAGTAATGTATTTGTTACTGATGGTTCCTGCATGCCTTCAAGTGCCTGTCAAAATCCTTCCTTGACCTATATGGCATTAACTGCCAGAGCTTGTGATTATGCTGTAAAAGAATTAAAGAAAAAAACATCTAGATTACGATTATTCAAATATGAGAAAATTAAAAATGGGAATGATTGGCGGTGGCAAAAATGCTTTTATTGGAGCAGTACACCGAATTGCAGCTAACATGGACGGATTAATTGAATTACATTGTGGTGCTTTTAGTTCTAATCCGGAATTATCCCTTGAATCCGGTAAAGAATTAGGTTTGACTCAGGATAAATGTTATGAATCCTACACCCAAATGATTGAAACCGAAGCAAAATTATCTCCTGAAGAAAGAATGGATTTTGTTTCGATAGTGACTCCAAATCATGCTCACTTTGCTCCTGCTATGCTCGCATTAGAAAATGGTTTCCATGTTGTTTTGGATAAACCGATGACACTGACTTTAGCGGAAGCCAAATTATTAGAACAAAAAGTAAAAGAAACAGGACTTTATCTGTGCTTAACACATACGTATGCCGGTTATCCGATGGTAAAACAGGCCCGTAAAATGGTAGCTGAAAATGATTTTGGAACGATTCGGAAAATAATGGTGGAATATCCACAGGGATGGCTGAGTACTGACTTTGAAAACGCCGGCAACAAACAGGCAGCCTGGAGAACAGATCCGTCTAAAAGCGGAATCAGCGGCTGTATGGGAGACATTGGAACCCATGCGGCACACTTAGCAGAATATATTTCAGGATTGAAAATTACTCAGATTTGTGCCGATATTAATACCGTTGTGAACAACAGAAGACTGGATGACGACGGAAATGTATTACTCAAATTTGACAATGGCGCCAATGGAATTTTGGTAGCCAGTCAGATTGCTGCCGGTGAAGAAAACAGCTTAAAAATTAAAGTCTATGGAGAAAAAGGCGGCCTGGAATGGCACCAAATGGAACCGAACACTTTAATTGTAAAATGGCTGGACGCTCCTGCTCAATTGTATCGCACCGGAAACGGATATTTATCACCAATTGCCGCATTTAGCACCCGAATTCCAAGCGGACACCCGGAAGGATATCTGGAAGCTTTTGGGAATTTATACAAGAATTTTGCCCTGACTTTACAATCAAAATTAGAAGATAAAGAACCAACGGCAAACATGCTTGATTTTCCAACAGTAGCAGATGGTGTACGTGGAATGGCTTTTATAGAAAATGTAATCGCTTCAGGAAAATCAACTCAAAAATGGACTGAATTTAAAATTTAAATCACAAAAAATGACCACAATGCAAGGACCTGCGGTTTTTTTAGCACAATTTATATCTGATGAAGCTCCTTTTAATTCTTTGGAAGGCATATGCCAATGGGCAGCCAATCTGGATTTTAAAGGAATACAAATACCAACTCTGGATTCGCGTTTTATTGATTTGCAAAAAGCGGCTGAAAGCAAAACCTATGCTGATGAACTTACAGGAATTGTTGGTTCGTACGGATTAAAAATATCTGAACTTTCCACTCATTTACAAGGTCAGCTGGTTGCTGTTCATCCGGCTTATGATGATTTCTTTGATGGATTTGCTCCGCAGGCATTACGTGGTAATTCAAAAGCAAGACAGGAATGGGCGGTCCAGCAATTGCATTACGCAGCAAAAGCTTCTCAAAATTTAGGCCTTGATGCGCATGCGACTTTTAGCGGTTCCTTATTGTGGCAATATTTTCATCCCTGGCCACAGCGCCCACCCGGTTTAATTGAAGATGGATTTAAAGAACTGGCAAATCGCTGGCTGCCAATATTGAATGAATTCGATAAAAATGGTGTGGATGTCTGCTACGAAATTCATCCGGGCGAAGACTTATTTGATGGTGAAACTTACGAAATGTTCCTCAAAGCAGTAAACAATCATGAGCGTGCCTGCATTCTTTATGACCCTTCACATTTTGTGCTACAGCAGTTAGATTATATTCAGTACATCGATTTTTATCATGAACGTATCAAAGCTTTCCATGTTAAAGATGCCGAATTTAATCCAACAGGAAAACAAGGAACTTTTGGA encodes:
- a CDS encoding GMC family oxidoreductase, coding for MNINTDLKKQNTYDAIVVGSGISGGWAAKELTQKGLKVLMLERGKNIEHIKDYDSAMKAPWEIAYCGQLTEEQKRTHPVQTRDYPYQQANESWWVNDLECPYTEDKRFDWYRGFHVGGKSLMWGRQSYRLSDINFEDNKKDGHGNDWPIRYKDIAPWYDYVEKFAGISGQNEGWPLLPDGQFLPPMEMNCVEKSVKERIEKHYNKSRILTIGRTANLTVPHLGRGSCQYRNLCSRGCPFGAYFSTQSSTLPAAMATKKLTVRPYSIVSHIIYDKETKKAKGVMVIDSQTNESMEFYAKIVFVNGSTLGSTFILLNSTSEAHPNGLGNGSGQLGHNLMDHHFRCGAEGTVEGFEDKYTYGRRANGIYIPRYQNFKDDKRDYLRGFGYQGAASRGHWHKRSGRIRLWR
- a CDS encoding sugar phosphate isomerase/epimerase family protein; translation: MTTMQGPAVFLAQFISDEAPFNSLEGICQWAANLDFKGIQIPTLDSRFIDLQKAAESKTYADELTGIVGSYGLKISELSTHLQGQLVAVHPAYDDFFDGFAPQALRGNSKARQEWAVQQLHYAAKASQNLGLDAHATFSGSLLWQYFHPWPQRPPGLIEDGFKELANRWLPILNEFDKNGVDVCYEIHPGEDLFDGETYEMFLKAVNNHERACILYDPSHFVLQQLDYIQYIDFYHERIKAFHVKDAEFNPTGKQGTFGGYQSWLNRAGRYRSPGDGQIDFKTIFSKLAQYNYKGWAVMEWECCLKNQEDGAREGAEFIKKHIIKVTDKAFDDFAAVKSNTELNRKNLGL
- a CDS encoding Gfo/Idh/MocA family protein, whose protein sequence is MRKLKMGMIGGGKNAFIGAVHRIAANMDGLIELHCGAFSSNPELSLESGKELGLTQDKCYESYTQMIETEAKLSPEERMDFVSIVTPNHAHFAPAMLALENGFHVVLDKPMTLTLAEAKLLEQKVKETGLYLCLTHTYAGYPMVKQARKMVAENDFGTIRKIMVEYPQGWLSTDFENAGNKQAAWRTDPSKSGISGCMGDIGTHAAHLAEYISGLKITQICADINTVVNNRRLDDDGNVLLKFDNGANGILVASQIAAGEENSLKIKVYGEKGGLEWHQMEPNTLIVKWLDAPAQLYRTGNGYLSPIAAFSTRIPSGHPEGYLEAFGNLYKNFALTLQSKLEDKEPTANMLDFPTVADGVRGMAFIENVIASGKSTQKWTEFKI
- a CDS encoding GMC family oxidoreductase, giving the protein MTKEIIYVVSDIRVQQAEAIGTKEVAELDFGGDFKEILSRPAESWTMGLGGFGEMLPYYENKVYIDHSKKDKWGQPVLAIDCEYKENEAKMREDMMYDAAEMLEAAGAKKVKAYDNGCYPGMTIHEMGTARMGNDPKESVLNKWNQMHEVSNVFVTDGSCMPSSACQNPSLTYMALTARACDYAVKELKKKTSRLRLFKYEKIKNGNDWRWQKCFYWSSTPNCS